The following coding sequences are from one Bacteroidales bacterium window:
- a CDS encoding carboxypeptidase regulatory-like domain-containing protein, producing QNFSGLDLNNLQLEVLSGPPGCDVNFTPVANLPGNSLATMSYSITANEITIGSQYEEVKLQLTSSEGTKYRFSAWFYSRATMGNLKLNPVSLNKTMVSGAINYAEFQVTNNGLDSTGVISVLLPQNNWMSLANNNSTIASLAPGQSAVVTLKLIPGNDLQLNNPITGQIALSGTNSNSVGLPFSFEPVSLETGNFLVDVVDEYTYNTEAAPHLEGATVVFSHPYTGQIIRQGTTDANGHFLAEDINEGYYNLRVSAPQHANYQNLIYVEKAVTTTQVVFIAFQAITYSWQVVPTTIEDEYEITLVAVFETNVPAPVVTMSMPDTIPQLNFGEVFPFILVMTNHGLITAQDVVVEFPEDDEYEFIANVNMLDILPQSAVQIPVIVQRRDPNKSSGRSSNCSDFAIGSYKFECGPDDQLRLVMATVYYKGRYCGGTGGPGGPGGGWCWWCGGGGPGGPGGPGGGGIVDPIEIPTVPYQQSNVGCDPCLAEFLNALWSCSPIPNIGIGGAQIGLDGKLSDAWAIIKPLKDLLKKLKCAWNIGWSIGCKINNTFFNKSVGKEGPPELVQAEEDMYYVDKGFAATENIALEIYQNELLMERESFGIFNDSVFYNLENQIAVDAIRQAELLNTFADSDIPPSEIQGFFSRWNTSMEAWDLGFYSPTPDYPNIIDTLLLYNYTLSYDTALNYAIGRGYSSIEALYNAAYEIVAGYTEEESSAVCATVTVQFSQQLTMTREAFEGTLTIFNGHDTDAMENILLDLEIKDEEGFIRNDLFQINTQSLNQITGIDGSGVLDAQVEGTAVILFIPERGAAPDVPRYYSFGGTLSYLDPFTGEIFEQPLFPVTLQVNPSPDLYIDYFMQRDIYGDDALTEPIEPMIPAELAVMIDNRGAGTAFSVNIESAQPEIIENEKGLLIDFNIVGSSLSGQPTQLGLLNVDFGDIPGGDIRVGQWWFTSTLLGHFISYEVSVNHLSSYGNPDLSLISEVNVHELIKGVRVYGPLDDSIGDFLVNDIPDTDDIPDALYYSSGIVAPVYQANSATVDGPVSLNDLEIELTVTPFVTGWNYIKINDPGN from the coding sequence CAGAACTTTAGCGGACTTGATTTGAACAACCTGCAACTCGAGGTTTTATCAGGTCCTCCCGGGTGTGACGTGAACTTCACCCCGGTAGCCAATTTACCGGGTAATTCGCTGGCAACGATGAGTTACTCCATCACTGCAAATGAGATTACCATCGGCAGTCAATATGAGGAAGTCAAGCTGCAACTTACTTCATCTGAAGGGACAAAGTACAGATTCAGTGCATGGTTCTACTCAAGGGCAACCATGGGAAATCTTAAACTCAATCCTGTATCTCTGAACAAGACTATGGTAAGCGGAGCAATTAATTATGCCGAGTTTCAGGTAACTAACAATGGCCTTGATTCCACCGGTGTGATCAGCGTTTTATTACCGCAAAATAACTGGATGTCGCTGGCAAATAATAACAGCACCATTGCATCGCTTGCCCCCGGGCAGTCTGCCGTAGTGACGCTAAAACTGATCCCGGGTAATGACCTTCAGCTGAATAACCCGATTACCGGGCAAATTGCGCTCTCGGGTACGAACTCCAACAGTGTCGGCCTTCCGTTCTCTTTTGAACCTGTTTCGCTGGAAACCGGAAATTTCCTTGTGGATGTGGTGGACGAATATACCTACAATACCGAAGCCGCCCCACACTTAGAGGGCGCAACAGTTGTTTTTTCCCATCCTTATACAGGGCAGATTATCAGGCAGGGAACAACAGATGCAAACGGGCATTTCCTTGCAGAGGATATCAATGAAGGATATTACAACCTGAGGGTATCAGCACCTCAACATGCCAATTATCAGAATCTGATTTATGTCGAGAAGGCCGTTACCACCACACAAGTGGTCTTCATTGCTTTCCAGGCGATTACTTATTCCTGGCAGGTTGTTCCTACAACAATTGAGGATGAATACGAAATCACGCTGGTAGCCGTATTTGAAACGAATGTGCCGGCGCCGGTAGTGACAATGAGCATGCCTGATACCATCCCGCAATTAAATTTCGGAGAGGTATTCCCATTTATCCTGGTAATGACCAACCATGGATTGATCACAGCCCAGGATGTTGTGGTGGAGTTCCCTGAGGATGATGAATATGAATTTATTGCCAACGTAAATATGCTTGATATCCTGCCACAATCGGCGGTACAAATACCGGTAATTGTTCAGCGCAGAGACCCAAATAAATCTTCAGGTCGTAGCTCTAATTGCTCTGATTTTGCTATTGGAAGTTATAAATTTGAATGTGGTCCTGATGATCAGTTGCGACTTGTTATGGCAACTGTCTATTATAAAGGAAGATACTGTGGTGGTACTGGCGGTCCGGGTGGACCTGGCGGTGGATGGTGCTGGTGGTGTGGTGGCGGAGGTCCGGGTGGTCCTGGTGGTCCTGGTGGTGGAGGAATAGTGGATCCGATTGAAATTCCTACTGTTCCTTATCAGCAAAGCAACGTTGGCTGTGATCCCTGCCTGGCTGAATTTCTGAATGCGCTTTGGAGTTGTTCACCCATACCAAATATTGGTATCGGTGGAGCCCAAATTGGGTTAGATGGAAAACTCAGCGATGCCTGGGCAATTATCAAGCCACTCAAAGACCTGTTGAAAAAGTTGAAATGTGCATGGAATATTGGTTGGTCTATTGGTTGTAAAATCAATAATACATTTTTCAATAAATCTGTTGGTAAAGAAGGTCCGCCAGAGTTGGTTCAGGCTGAGGAAGATATGTACTATGTTGATAAGGGTTTTGCTGCCACTGAGAATATTGCCCTCGAGATTTATCAAAATGAGTTACTAATGGAACGCGAAAGCTTTGGAATTTTTAATGACTCGGTGTTTTACAATCTTGAAAATCAGATAGCAGTTGATGCCATCAGGCAGGCTGAGTTGCTGAATACTTTTGCTGATTCTGATATCCCGCCAAGCGAGATTCAGGGCTTTTTCAGTCGTTGGAATACTTCGATGGAAGCATGGGATCTGGGATTTTATTCTCCGACACCCGATTATCCAAACATTATTGATACCTTGCTGCTTTACAATTACACCCTGAGTTATGATACCGCGCTCAATTACGCCATAGGTCGTGGCTATTCATCCATAGAGGCTTTATACAACGCTGCATACGAGATTGTTGCAGGTTACACAGAAGAAGAATCAAGTGCAGTTTGTGCTACTGTTACGGTTCAGTTTTCTCAACAGTTGACTATGACGCGTGAAGCTTTTGAGGGTACTTTGACCATTTTCAACGGGCACGATACGGATGCGATGGAGAACATTTTATTGGATCTCGAAATCAAGGATGAGGAAGGCTTTATCCGGAATGATTTATTTCAGATCAACACTCAGTCGCTAAATCAGATCACGGGCATCGACGGCAGCGGAGTGCTCGATGCTCAGGTGGAAGGAACGGCCGTGATTCTCTTTATTCCCGAGCGCGGCGCTGCACCTGATGTTCCCAGGTATTATTCCTTTGGTGGAACGTTGTCTTATTTAGATCCGTTTACCGGGGAGATTTTTGAGCAACCATTGTTCCCTGTGACCCTGCAGGTCAATCCAAGTCCTGATTTGTACATCGATTACTTTATGCAGCGCGACATTTATGGCGATGATGCATTGACCGAGCCTATCGAGCCGATGATTCCGGCTGAGTTGGCGGTGATGATTGACAACCGCGGCGCCGGAACAGCCTTTAGTGTGAACATCGAATCGGCGCAGCCCGAGATTATCGAGAATGAGAAAGGCCTGCTGATCGATTTCAACATTGTAGGTTCAAGCCTGAGTGGCCAGCCTACACAACTTGGACTGCTTAATGTTGACTTTGGCGACATTCCAGGCGGAGACATCAGGGTAGGGCAGTGGTGGTTTACCAGCACCTTGCTGGGTCACTTCATCTCCTACGAAGTATCAGTGAACCACTTAAGCAGTTATGGTAACCCCGATCTGAGCCTGATTAGTGAGGTGAATGTCCATGAGTTGA